A stretch of DNA from Gimesia chilikensis:
GAAGGCATAAACGTTCCCGATCTTCCGTTTTCGTCTCTGGGTTATATCTTCCATGGAGCAAGTCATCAGCCGCTCAGCAGCAGCCACCGTCCGGGGTACAGCAGGAGTCCAGAATCTGGGTGGTCAGGTCAAAACCCTTGCCTTTGGTTTCCCGGGGATCCCGAATCGCATTCCGACGACAGTCCATCTCGGTCGCCTGTTCCAGTGGAATATCCTGGTACGGTTCCACCGGCAGAAACTGTCCCGTATAAGGGGCCTGCTGCAACAGATTGAATGTTTTGTCGCAGACCGCGATCCGCTGTCCGCGGAAATAGAGATGACCGTCGTCGTCTTCCACTTTTTTGAACGGACCGCGATAAATCAAAGCCTGGTTACGCTCCAGGCAGGGCCCTTGTTTTCCTTTATAAGCAGAGACGGTGACCGAACGGAACTCAATTCCGTTGACGGTCTGCCAGGGCTGCTCTTCGCGTTTGAGAATTTCTATCCCATGGAAGCCAGCCGCTTCGAAAGCCGCCAGGAACGCATCTTCCCGAAACGCGCCCGAGATACAACCCGACCAGAGCGTCGGATCATCGCGCATCTCCTGGGGCACATCTTCATCGCAGACGATATCGCTGATGACCGCTTTCCCGCCCCGCTTCAATACCCGAAAGACTTCCTGCAGCAACTGAGCCCGGTCCGCTTCCCGCACCAGGTTCAACACGCAGTTGGAGACGACACAGTCGACACTCTCGTCCGCGATCAGGGGCGATTCACTGCGCAGTCGCTGTTCCAGGTCACGCAGTTCCAGCCAGCGTGCCTGGCTATCGATGGGGCTGTGGGCCAGTTCCTGGTTGAGCAGGTCGAGGTCCAGCTGCAGATCCTGAATCAGGCCGCAGCGAAATTCCACGTTCGCATATCCCAGTTCTTCCGCGACCGGCTGCTGATACTTTCGCGCCAGCGCCAGCATTTCTGCATTGCAGTCCACGCCGATCACCCGTCCCTCCGGGCCGACAATCTGGGAAGCGATATAACAGATCTTACCGCCCCCCGATCCCAGGTCGAGGACCGTGTCTCCCGGAGAAATGTAGGGTGACGGATCTCCGCAGCCGTAATCTTTTTCGAGAATTTCTTCCGGGATGATCGACAGGTAGGCGGGGTTGTATTGTACCGGACAGCAGAGTGATTGCTCGAGTTCCTGGGCGGCACTGGCATAGCGATTGTAAACCGATGCCTCTTCGGTTGACTGCTGTCGCGCATTGACTGAGTTCATAGCGTTGCGTTTTCCTTTCCGGTTCGCTGAATCAGCGAGAGGAAGTTCCAATCAGGGGGTGTACCTGTTTCTCAGGCTCCTACAGTATAATCGACGGCGGGAAATCGATAAACATTCCCTTTCCCCTCAACAGGCGACTTCTGGATGTTTCCAGCATGGACTATGATGACGTTCCGGGCTGTGAAGCACCTCACATTTTCCGATTCCTTCTTCAAAAAAGGGTTCATTCCGCACCATGGATTCTGCAGCAGCGCTTTCCGTCGTGATCCCGATACTCCAGGGGGATGCAACCTGGCGTGACCTGCTGCCCGATTTGAGTGCGTTTCCGGATTCAACCGAGTTTCTGTTTGTCTCAAATGGGCCTCCACCCGCTGACTGGGAGACGCTACTGCAGGCATTTCCACTCCGGCAGCAATGTCGCTGGCAGCAGACAGCAATCGGCCGAGCGGTGCAGATGAACCAGGGAGCCGCGCTGGCTCAAAAGCCCATTCTGCTGTTCCTGCACGCCGATTCACGTCTCTCTCCGCGTAGCGTTGAGAAACTGTTCGAGTCCCTGCAAAAGGCCCCTCAGGCACTACATTATTTTAATCTGCGGTTTGAGGATCAGAGCTTTTTCCTGATGCACGCCAATCGCTGGGGCGTCTGGTTTCGCTCGCATCTTCTGGGCATGCCCTTTGGAGATCAGGGGCTTTGCCTGGGGAAGGAAGTCTTTCATTCGCTGTGCGGATTTGACGAAACAGCGGCCTATGGTGAAGATCATCTGCTGGTCTGGAAAGCCCGTCAGGCGGGACTGCGATTGAAATGCACGGGGGCAGACATTGCCACGAGCGCCCGTAAATATCGGGAGCGGGGCTGGCTCAAGGTCACACTCCAGCACCTCTGGCTCACGGCCTGCCAGGCGACACCCCAATTCTATTTACTGATGAAAGCACGGATTCGAGCATGGTTTCACGGCAAGGCGCAATCGCCGTCTTTGTAAAGACTCCGGGGTATTCCCCCTTAAAGACGAGGCTGGCCGCCGACATCGGGCAGCAGTCAGCCGAGCAGTTTCATACACGTTCCGCCCGGGCAGTGCAGGCAGTGGTAGCAGCCGTCTCAAAGGAAAGACAGGTCGTTCCCTGCTGGGCGGTCGCGGAACCGACGGCTTGCGACGCGCCTCTCTGGAACGATTTCACAACCATCCCACAGGGAGCAGGGGGGCTCGGAGACAGACTGGCCCACATCAATCAGAGCTTGCTGGAGCAGCACGCGTTCGTGATTTTTCTCGGTGCAGACGCGCCCCAGTTATCGAAAGAGATCCTGCTGGAAGCAATTGATCTTCTCGACCAGCCTGCAGAACCTCCCCGGTTCGTCCTGGGACCTGCCGCAGATGGGGGCTTCTATCTGTTTGGGACGCGGGTCTGCCTGGACGAACAACTCTGGAACAGTGTGCCTTACAGCGTTAACGAGACCTCGTCAGTTCTTTGTGAACGACTGCAACTTTTGGGGGCCGTGCATCAACTGTCCCGGTTGACCGATGTGGATACGGTTACAGACCTGCCTGCGCTCATTCAGGAACTGTTGCAGCTGGAAACCCGGTTGCCTGCCCAGCAGCAGCTGCTGGAGTGGCTTCAGGGAGACGATTTTTCCGGGAAGGTCTGAATCTTCGGTTGTCCATCGCCCGGTTCAATGATTTCGACCATCGGAGGTTCATCTTCCGTAGGAACCGCCGGCTTGCCCTGGATCAGCATATACAGCGAACTGACCGCCAGCAGTAAGAGCAGGCACCGCTTAAACAATACCGGGTTAATTTTAGGCCCCAGCATCAGGCCCAGTTTGGTTCCCAGAAAGACAAAGGGAACAATCACCGCGGTCGTCACCAGCACGGGGAGTGTGGCGAAGCCCATCAGAGCCAGACCGATGGCCCGCGAAATGGAAATCATTATGAAGAAGCCGAAGATGAATCCCTTGTATTGTTCCTGCGTCCACGGCTGACGAATCGCATAGATCACGATCGGCGGCCCCGCGATACTCGTCGATCCTGCCAGGAAACCGCTGCAGAACCCGGCGAATGTGCTCCACACCGAAGAGGCTTTCTGCGGCCCTTCGTCCACGTGGGGGGCTTTCTGAAAGAAACCGTCGACCACGATCAGCAGGATCACCAGCCCGGTGCCTCGCACCAGGTAATCCAGATCAATCAGGGTGAATGTCAACAGCCCCAGGGGCAGTCCCACCAGCGAACCGATGATGGCTCCCGCCAGCAGTTTCAGGTTCGAATGCCTGCGGTAAGCCCAGAACGTCCAGATTACCGGCAGCACAATACTGTAAGCCACGAGCAGATTGGCTTCGCGAAAATTGAGCAATAGAGGCAGCACCGCCATCGCTACGATGGCATAACCGAAGCCAATAATTCCCTGGATCAATGCAGAACAGAAAACAGCAAGGAGGACGAATAACCACAACTGTGGATCAGAAAACATCATTAGATTTAGCTACGTAACAATGAGCCATGCTGCCAGCATGGCTCTGTCAGGCAAGAGTGAGCGCAGGCAGGGAGCAGACAGAACTATTCCAGCAGCTCGCTGCCTTTGGTTTCACGGGCAAAGTAGGGCAGAATCGCACCGACGATGTACAGCATGCTCAGAATTGTTGCTGTCTGTGCCAGTGAATAGCCCCAGTCCTTCTGCATCCAGCCCCCGATGAAAAGGATTGGTGCAGCCAGGATACGACCGGCATTAAAGCAGAAGCCGGTACCGGTGCCCCGCATGCGGGTGGGATAAAGTTCGGGGAAGTATATCGCATAACCGGCGTGCATGCCGAGTGTCAGAAAACCAAACACAGGCAGGAAGCAGCCGATCACGGTCGCATTATGAAATACCTGGAACAGCAGTAAGGAACTGATCAGCCCGCCTACGTGAAACAGGAAAAATGCCCCTCGGCGTCCGACCCATTCGCAGATCGGTCCGAATGCCAGCAGCCCCAGTCCACCGCCAGTCGTCGCCAGGAACATTCCCAGCATCTCCCAGCGTTTGAGGGGCGCCTTGATCGTTTCCAGGTATGCCTTGCTTTCATCGGGAGAGATTTCAGCCTGTCCGGGGAACTGTTCAGCCAGGTAGTCCGCCTGAACGGCATTCAAAAACGCATTCTTTCCATAGATGTGCACACCCCAGAACGTGGCCAGCCCGATCGCGGCCAGCAGCACCCCGATGCAGGTCCCCTTAACATACTCGGGTAACATCAGGTCCATGATGGAGCCCAGCTTCTTGCCTTCACCGTCGTGCGAAGCCTCCTGGGCCTGTTGCCAGGATTCCGGCTCGTGCATCGAACGACGGATCCAGATGATCAGGAATGAAGGCACGACCCCGAGTGCAAAACCAATCCGCCAGGGAAGACTGGGGTGACCTGCATTTTCGGCATAGGCCTGAATACTTTCATTCCCGATGATAAAGGCCCCCGCCAGAATCGCGAGGTAGGTTCCCAGCACACTGGAGGCGTGAAAGATACTCCCCACACGGGCGCGCGCTTTCGGGGGAAAAGTTTCCGCAACGAGGGTACTCGCCACCGCCCACTCGCCCCCTACACCGAGGGCCACGAGAAAGCGGAACCCGGCCAGTTGCCACCATTCCTGTGACAACGCCGAGAGACAGGTAAAGAACGAATAGAACAGAATCGTCAGCGACATCGTCTTTTTACGGCCGATGCGGTCGCTCAAAGCGCCAAAGGCAATCCCCCCCAGCGCACCACCGATCAGGAAGGCGCCGAGCGCGATATTGTTATAGAGCGCCTTCCGCCCCGAGATCTCTTTCTCGTGTGCCTCTACTTTCTGGGGATTCTGGAGTTCCTCCTCACTCAAAGGCTCAACCCGGATCAGTGAAGGCATCGCCTCGTTCATACTGGCGACGAAGATCTGGCCTTCGAACACATCGAATACCCAGCCCAGCGAGGCAATAATCAACACGAGCCACTGGTAACGGGAAATGCCGTGATACCATTTGTCTTCTTTGAGTTCGTCTTGCATCAGGCTGGTACTCTCAGTTTAAGATTGAAAAACATTGACGGCCGGTTTGCCGCTCAGTACGAGTCGGACGTCTTCGCAGACCGCGTCTACCACCCGCTCCTGGGCTTCCAGGGTGAAGGCGGCGATATGCGGTGTTAAGATCACGTTCTCCAGTTGATTCAGGGCGCTCTGGTGTGGAGGTTCCATTTCCCGCACGTCCAGTGCCGCACCGGCCAGCTTATGTTCCAGCAACGCCTGGGTCAGTCCCCGTTCGTCGACGACTTCTCCCCGCGAGGTGTTGATGAAACAGGCCGTCGGTTTCATTTTACTGAAATGCTGATAGGTCAGCATCCCGCGCGTGTCCGGTGTCAGCGGGCTGTGACAGGTAATCACATCCGCCTGTGCCAGCAGCTCATCCAGCGAAACCAGTTTGCCGTTGAGCTCTTTCAAATGCGGTGCGTCGGCAGCAAGATACGGGTCGGCGGCGATGATCTTCATGCCGAAGGCCCGGGCCCGGGTTGCGGTCAGCGTGCCAATCCGCCCCATGCCAATCAGGCCCAGTGTCTTGCCATTCAATTCGGTGCCGGTGAATTTAACGCGGTTCCAGCCGCCGGTCAGTGTATCCTGTCGGGCGTCGGGAATCTTACGGAGCAGGGCCAGCATCAATCCCAGCGTTAACTCTGCGACAGAGAGTGAGTTCGCATCGGGCGTGTAACTGACGACGATGCCTTTCTCTTTCGCGTAAGCGGTATCGACGTTGTCCAGGCCGGCCCCCGCGCGGGCAATGATTTTCAGGTTGGGGGCTGCATCAATCAGCTCCTGGTTGACTTTCGTCTGATTCCTGACAATCAGTGCCTGGGCATCTGCAAGCTTCTGCTTCAGCAGATT
This window harbors:
- a CDS encoding methyltransferase domain-containing protein translates to MNSVNARQQSTEEASVYNRYASAAQELEQSLCCPVQYNPAYLSIIPEEILEKDYGCGDPSPYISPGDTVLDLGSGGGKICYIASQIVGPEGRVIGVDCNAEMLALARKYQQPVAEELGYANVEFRCGLIQDLQLDLDLLNQELAHSPIDSQARWLELRDLEQRLRSESPLIADESVDCVVSNCVLNLVREADRAQLLQEVFRVLKRGGKAVISDIVCDEDVPQEMRDDPTLWSGCISGAFREDAFLAAFEAAGFHGIEILKREEQPWQTVNGIEFRSVTVSAYKGKQGPCLERNQALIYRGPFKKVEDDDGHLYFRGQRIAVCDKTFNLLQQAPYTGQFLPVEPYQDIPLEQATEMDCRRNAIRDPRETKGKGFDLTTQILDSCCTPDGGCC
- a CDS encoding TIGR04283 family arsenosugar biosynthesis glycosyltransferase, whose product is MDSAAALSVVIPILQGDATWRDLLPDLSAFPDSTEFLFVSNGPPPADWETLLQAFPLRQQCRWQQTAIGRAVQMNQGAALAQKPILLFLHADSRLSPRSVEKLFESLQKAPQALHYFNLRFEDQSFFLMHANRWGVWFRSHLLGMPFGDQGLCLGKEVFHSLCGFDETAAYGEDHLLVWKARQAGLRLKCTGADIATSARKYRERGWLKVTLQHLWLTACQATPQFYLLMKARIRAWFHGKAQSPSL
- a CDS encoding TIGR04282 family arsenosugar biosynthesis glycosyltransferase translates to MVSRQGAIAVFVKTPGYSPLKTRLAADIGQQSAEQFHTRSARAVQAVVAAVSKERQVVPCWAVAEPTACDAPLWNDFTTIPQGAGGLGDRLAHINQSLLEQHAFVIFLGADAPQLSKEILLEAIDLLDQPAEPPRFVLGPAADGGFYLFGTRVCLDEQLWNSVPYSVNETSSVLCERLQLLGAVHQLSRLTDVDTVTDLPALIQELLQLETRLPAQQQLLEWLQGDDFSGKV
- a CDS encoding sulfite exporter TauE/SafE family protein, producing MMFSDPQLWLFVLLAVFCSALIQGIIGFGYAIVAMAVLPLLLNFREANLLVAYSIVLPVIWTFWAYRRHSNLKLLAGAIIGSLVGLPLGLLTFTLIDLDYLVRGTGLVILLIVVDGFFQKAPHVDEGPQKASSVWSTFAGFCSGFLAGSTSIAGPPIVIYAIRQPWTQEQYKGFIFGFFIMISISRAIGLALMGFATLPVLVTTAVIVPFVFLGTKLGLMLGPKINPVLFKRCLLLLLAVSSLYMLIQGKPAVPTEDEPPMVEIIEPGDGQPKIQTFPEKSSP
- a CDS encoding MFS transporter, whose translation is MQDELKEDKWYHGISRYQWLVLIIASLGWVFDVFEGQIFVASMNEAMPSLIRVEPLSEEELQNPQKVEAHEKEISGRKALYNNIALGAFLIGGALGGIAFGALSDRIGRKKTMSLTILFYSFFTCLSALSQEWWQLAGFRFLVALGVGGEWAVASTLVAETFPPKARARVGSIFHASSVLGTYLAILAGAFIIGNESIQAYAENAGHPSLPWRIGFALGVVPSFLIIWIRRSMHEPESWQQAQEASHDGEGKKLGSIMDLMLPEYVKGTCIGVLLAAIGLATFWGVHIYGKNAFLNAVQADYLAEQFPGQAEISPDESKAYLETIKAPLKRWEMLGMFLATTGGGLGLLAFGPICEWVGRRGAFFLFHVGGLISSLLLFQVFHNATVIGCFLPVFGFLTLGMHAGYAIYFPELYPTRMRGTGTGFCFNAGRILAAPILFIGGWMQKDWGYSLAQTATILSMLYIVGAILPYFARETKGSELLE
- a CDS encoding hydroxyacid dehydrogenase, which produces MSDVLVTENIQGASMIELMKDLDVEFDAYLWQNVNLLKQKLADAQALIVRNQTKVNQELIDAAPNLKIIARAGAGLDNVDTAYAKEKGIVVSYTPDANSLSVAELTLGLMLALLRKIPDARQDTLTGGWNRVKFTGTELNGKTLGLIGMGRIGTLTATRARAFGMKIIAADPYLAADAPHLKELNGKLVSLDELLAQADVITCHSPLTPDTRGMLTYQHFSKMKPTACFINTSRGEVVDERGLTQALLEHKLAGAALDVREMEPPHQSALNQLENVILTPHIAAFTLEAQERVVDAVCEDVRLVLSGKPAVNVFQS